The following coding sequences are from one Leptolyngbya sp. NIES-3755 window:
- a CDS encoding peptidoglycan-binding domain 1 protein (similar to AA sequence:cyanobase_aa:LBDG_17840) yields the protein MIRLQSRLFMQSLRSIVLSVVLMMVTIIPGLAQAPTRSILRVGSQGTDVTELQSTLKLLGYYAGAVNGVFEESTAQAVTRFQSSAGITADGIVGSETWNRLFPTSEPVAVNPPQRPQTPVESRRPEPAPSGEFPILRRGARGEAVRGLQNRLSAIGVYQGEVDGIFGPGTEEAVKAAQSKFGLEADGVVGGATWAAILR from the coding sequence ATGATTCGTCTTCAATCTCGTTTGTTTATGCAGAGTTTACGATCGATTGTTCTTTCAGTCGTGCTCATGATGGTTACGATCATTCCTGGACTGGCGCAAGCTCCAACTCGATCAATTCTTAGAGTAGGCAGTCAAGGCACAGATGTCACTGAGTTACAAAGCACCTTGAAGCTTCTAGGGTACTACGCGGGCGCGGTCAATGGTGTGTTTGAAGAAAGTACCGCTCAAGCCGTAACCCGCTTTCAGTCGTCTGCTGGGATCACAGCAGATGGCATTGTTGGCTCTGAGACTTGGAATCGCTTGTTTCCGACTTCTGAGCCTGTTGCTGTGAATCCACCGCAGAGACCGCAAACTCCAGTTGAATCACGTCGTCCTGAGCCTGCACCAAGTGGAGAATTTCCAATTTTGCGGCGGGGGGCGAGAGGGGAAGCAGTCCGAGGATTGCAGAATCGATTGAGCGCGATCGGTGTTTATCAGGGTGAAGTTGATGGAATCTTTGGACCGGGAACGGAAGAAGCGGTGAAAGCGGCTCAGAGTAAGTTTGGATTGGAAGCGGATGGAGTTGTTGGAGGGGCGACTTGGGCGGCGATTTTGCGGTAG
- a CDS encoding peptidase M15D vanX D-ala-D-ala dipeptidase (similar to AA sequence:cyanobase_aa:LBDG_51470), whose amino-acid sequence MRTLKFFFVLAFTFAIVFLLSRPVQAQLNPTVFVDIRSINPRIALDIRYATRNNFVKETLYPQARCILRAATAQQLSQVQTDLERRGLGLKVFDCYRPLSVQKRLWQIKPDSRFVADPAIGSRHNRGAAVDLTVVDRTGKELPMPTGFDDFSERASLSYNNLPAEVLRNRQLLQDAMVRAGFTPLSTEWWHFDGRGWQNFSVRDVAFGAIPSPSLNNSATQ is encoded by the coding sequence ATGAGAACTCTCAAATTCTTCTTTGTGCTGGCGTTCACTTTTGCGATCGTATTTCTGTTGTCTCGTCCGGTTCAAGCACAACTGAATCCGACCGTGTTCGTAGATATTCGATCGATTAATCCTCGAATTGCGCTCGACATTCGTTACGCAACCCGAAACAACTTTGTCAAAGAAACGCTTTATCCACAAGCTCGATGTATTCTTCGGGCTGCAACAGCACAACAACTCTCACAAGTGCAAACCGATTTAGAAAGACGTGGACTTGGACTGAAAGTATTCGATTGTTATCGCCCGTTATCGGTTCAGAAACGATTGTGGCAAATCAAGCCTGATTCGCGATTTGTCGCAGATCCAGCGATCGGGTCACGACACAATCGGGGAGCGGCGGTTGATTTAACAGTGGTCGATCGAACTGGGAAAGAATTACCCATGCCAACCGGATTCGATGATTTCTCAGAACGAGCCAGTCTGAGCTACAACAATTTACCTGCTGAAGTTCTGCGAAATCGTCAATTGCTCCAAGATGCAATGGTGAGAGCAGGATTTACCCCACTCTCAACCGAATGGTGGCACTTTGATGGGCGAGGCTGGCAAAACTTCTCAGTTCGAGATGTTGCCTTTGGTGCAATTCCATCACCCTCGCTCAATAATTCCGCCACCCAGTAG
- a CDS encoding hypothetical protein (hypothetical protein FJSC11DRAFT_3938;~similar to AA sequence:cyanobase_aa:LBDG_17850): MQSALLYRFQAAMIGAIVGETIGIQTSGRVPAHRDSFDFMHFYAESLINPNRAENPSDPIFREPLTTAESAIALLPVFLFFHEDFPKLRQNIEAVLKLWQNPAVSELDLLAIGYTLSQALLESLTPRRFVSSMFEALLAPPEGIPKLQRLQQVETMVQQGIGLEDATQLILTLSDATTGDAAIALALYCFLSTPGDFRLSIQRAIQTRYQVPGVAALTGALSGAYNSTIELPAEWRMGVTQQAEIQQLSKQLLASWSGMYLVEEGNYAIAAPQVMRRI, from the coding sequence ATGCAGTCTGCACTTCTCTATCGATTTCAAGCCGCAATGATAGGCGCGATCGTCGGTGAAACGATCGGAATTCAAACCTCCGGTCGCGTTCCTGCCCACCGCGATTCCTTTGATTTCATGCACTTCTACGCTGAATCGTTGATTAATCCTAATCGTGCTGAGAATCCTAGCGATCCGATCTTCCGAGAACCGCTCACAACTGCTGAATCTGCGATCGCGCTTCTCCCGGTCTTCCTGTTCTTCCACGAAGATTTTCCGAAACTCCGCCAAAACATCGAAGCCGTTCTCAAACTCTGGCAAAATCCGGCAGTATCCGAACTCGATTTATTAGCGATCGGTTACACCCTTTCCCAAGCCCTACTCGAATCGCTCACGCCCCGTCGATTCGTCTCTTCAATGTTCGAGGCATTACTCGCCCCACCCGAAGGCATTCCCAAGCTTCAACGTCTCCAACAAGTCGAAACAATGGTACAGCAAGGAATCGGGCTAGAAGATGCCACACAGTTAATTCTGACCTTAAGTGATGCAACCACTGGAGATGCTGCGATCGCGCTTGCTCTCTACTGTTTTCTCAGCACCCCTGGAGACTTCCGTTTATCGATTCAAAGAGCCATTCAAACCCGCTATCAGGTTCCAGGCGTTGCGGCGCTAACTGGGGCACTTTCTGGGGCATATAACAGCACGATCGAACTTCCCGCAGAGTGGCGAATGGGAGTGACACAACAGGCAGAAATTCAGCAGTTGTCTAAGCAATTGTTAGCGAGTTGGTCAGGAATGTATTTAGTTGAAGAGGGGAATTATGCGATCGCCGCTCCTCAAGTTATGCGTCGAATCTAA
- a CDS encoding hopene-associated glycosyltransferase HpnB (similar to AA sequence:cyanobase_aa:LBDG_51580) → MSEMILGFSIVSLLIWIYLLLFRGQFWQMDQRLPEGNQQTASVCVVIPARNEADLLPITLRSLLTQSYSGSLKVILVDDHSTDGTAEVARETAASLGKSEQLQILSAQPLPAGWTGKLWALEQGIQKGMELEPDYFLLTDADIEHDSDNVQNLVSHAIEDDRELVSLMVRLRCVSFWEKLLIPAFVFFFAKLYPFRWANDPNRSLAAAAGGCSLIRREALTRIGGVAAIRQALIDDCALADAIKSTGSHRIWLGLTQTTISLRPYDSLDTIWTMVSRTAYTQLDYSPLLLIGAVLGMFMIYLFPVLGILTGSLISVLTYLLMSLSYFPIVQFYRCSFWYTFCLPAIAFLYLLMTIDSAIKHWRGQGGAWKGRTY, encoded by the coding sequence ATGAGTGAGATGATTCTTGGGTTCTCGATCGTAAGTTTATTGATTTGGATCTATCTGTTGTTGTTCCGGGGACAGTTTTGGCAAATGGATCAACGGCTGCCAGAGGGAAATCAGCAAACGGCTTCGGTGTGTGTGGTGATTCCAGCGCGAAATGAGGCAGATTTGTTGCCGATCACTTTACGATCGCTGTTGACTCAATCGTATTCGGGTTCGCTCAAGGTCATTCTGGTCGATGATCACAGCACTGATGGAACCGCAGAAGTGGCACGAGAAACAGCGGCAAGTTTGGGAAAATCTGAGCAGTTACAAATTCTTTCGGCTCAACCGTTACCCGCAGGTTGGACAGGGAAACTTTGGGCATTAGAACAAGGCATCCAGAAAGGAATGGAGTTAGAGCCAGATTATTTTCTGTTGACGGATGCCGATATTGAACATGATTCGGATAACGTGCAGAATTTGGTCAGTCATGCGATCGAGGACGATCGAGAATTAGTCTCGCTCATGGTCAGACTCCGCTGCGTTAGCTTTTGGGAGAAGTTACTCATTCCTGCATTTGTATTCTTTTTTGCAAAGCTCTATCCGTTTCGGTGGGCAAATGATCCGAATAGATCGTTAGCGGCAGCCGCAGGAGGATGTAGTTTAATCCGCAGAGAAGCCTTAACTCGAATCGGAGGAGTCGCAGCAATTCGACAGGCGTTAATCGATGATTGTGCGTTAGCAGATGCGATTAAATCAACTGGATCACATCGGATTTGGTTGGGATTGACTCAGACAACGATCAGCTTACGTCCTTATGATTCACTTGATACGATCTGGACTATGGTTTCTCGTACTGCTTATACTCAGCTAGATTATTCTCCTTTGCTGTTGATCGGAGCAGTACTTGGAATGTTTATGATTTATCTGTTTCCTGTACTTGGAATCTTAACTGGAAGCTTAATTAGTGTATTAACTTATTTATTGATGTCTCTGTCGTACTTTCCGATCGTACAATTTTATCGATGTTCGTTTTGGTATACGTTTTGTTTACCCGCGATCGCATTTCTCTATTTGTTAATGACGATCGATTCTGCAATCAAACATTGGCGCGGTCAGGGTGGCGCATGGAAAGGACGAACCTACTAA
- a CDS encoding hypothetical protein (similar to AA sequence:cyanobase_aa:PCC8801_1462): MSSPIYPTPAQEARCVLLCMNLTRMYVPIYLVRLDERNRNIILLAGEEIEICISEDGEWGYIESTTSPTRG, from the coding sequence ATGAGTTCACCGATTTATCCAACTCCAGCACAAGAAGCAAGATGCGTCTTACTTTGCATGAATTTAACAAGAATGTATGTTCCAATTTATCTTGTGCGACTTGATGAGCGAAATAGAAACATCATTTTGCTAGCTGGCGAAGAGATTGAGATTTGTATTTCTGAAGACGGAGAATGGGGGTACATAGAGTCAACTACCTCACCCACAAGGGGATGA
- a CDS encoding PBS lyase HEAT domain protein repeat-containing protein (similar to AA sequence:cyanobase_aa:PCC7424_4212) encodes MSYELIMLSELPYSHIYCIFQPESRAAILSWFADYDVARSHKEAFINVLINFDDRCNHFFSHQAYFLAAEAIAFFPDCSQADAIVGQLLKWSYSFCRTSKSDWKIYPRALTIAAREALKRTDIKRVANRLAEVIHTADSLVVLRRAAEELGRLNPGDESAIAALERLIQYPQPLRNSIEAITSLIVIDPQNPLIVSSLLEIINSDEAGFYVLRDAMWALREVAVRDEAAIKTTCEFIDRMQQHIECQSDKQLSEDHPDLFLCNQSVKLLGVIGVGSQPAISSLLSSLRQTGFYAHEFYPSEQFFGCEAVDALGSVAIDNSTAIAELTQMLSDAQEPLLCCHVAAALLRIDRNNSKAMTVLTEILETAQVAQTEVKLLELETFSRSELRELPEYLLWRAADSLARNDPNSQSAIGILIQLVQTSISDTPCLPILYSLLDIDSTKQLAINALMQLLETKPDDFLCEALPIFRGVEVGNELVIDALTRLIQRSQSQSNRYAAAGALGTVDPGNSFAIATLIELLESDDRFLWSIAQELGNIGIDDEQAISALLKFVQTFQRTSDRRDRQRLTDCFKHLKSKELLSCVVQELKDYLDPKQTDLDDDQFEGGAYFEWEDVEGVRSEVAYQIIWNCAQNMSYPDFYQAWTGEGL; translated from the coding sequence TTGTCTTATGAATTAATAATGTTGTCTGAACTGCCTTACTCGCATATCTATTGCATCTTTCAACCGGAATCTAGAGCAGCAATTCTTAGCTGGTTTGCGGATTATGATGTGGCGCGATCGCACAAAGAAGCCTTCATTAATGTTCTAATTAATTTCGACGATCGCTGTAATCACTTCTTCAGCCATCAAGCCTATTTCCTGGCAGCAGAGGCGATCGCATTTTTCCCAGATTGCTCACAAGCCGATGCGATCGTAGGTCAACTTCTCAAGTGGAGCTATTCCTTTTGCCGAACTTCAAAAAGCGATTGGAAGATTTATCCGAGAGCTTTGACAATCGCTGCACGAGAAGCATTAAAGAGAACTGATATTAAGCGAGTGGCAAATCGGTTAGCTGAAGTGATACATACAGCAGATAGTTTGGTTGTTCTTCGACGTGCTGCTGAGGAATTAGGAAGATTGAATCCGGGTGATGAGAGTGCGATCGCAGCCTTAGAACGGTTAATTCAGTACCCTCAACCTCTTCGGAACAGCATCGAAGCAATAACAAGTCTAATTGTTATTGATCCTCAGAACCCTCTCATTGTTTCTAGTCTGCTTGAGATTATTAATTCAGATGAGGCTGGATTTTATGTTCTTCGGGATGCTATGTGGGCGCTTAGGGAAGTTGCAGTTCGAGATGAAGCTGCGATTAAAACGACCTGTGAATTTATAGATCGAATGCAGCAACATATTGAATGTCAATCGGATAAGCAGCTATCTGAAGATCACCCTGATCTATTTCTCTGTAATCAAAGCGTGAAATTGCTTGGTGTAATTGGAGTTGGCAGTCAGCCTGCAATTTCGTCATTGTTGAGTTCACTTAGGCAAACAGGTTTTTATGCACATGAGTTTTACCCGTCAGAGCAATTTTTTGGGTGTGAAGCAGTAGATGCACTGGGTAGTGTTGCGATCGACAATTCAACCGCAATCGCTGAACTTACTCAGATGCTTTCCGATGCTCAAGAACCTTTATTATGCTGTCATGTTGCAGCAGCATTGTTGAGGATTGACAGGAATAATTCCAAAGCAATGACGGTTCTTACTGAGATTTTAGAAACTGCTCAGGTTGCTCAAACTGAAGTGAAGTTGCTAGAGCTTGAAACGTTCAGTCGATCTGAATTAAGAGAACTTCCAGAATATCTATTGTGGAGAGCCGCTGATAGTCTTGCACGGAATGATCCTAATTCTCAAAGTGCGATCGGTATCTTAATTCAACTGGTACAAACTTCGATTTCGGATACTCCTTGTCTTCCAATTCTCTATTCTTTGCTCGATATTGATAGTACTAAACAATTGGCAATTAACGCATTAATGCAGCTTCTAGAGACAAAGCCTGATGATTTTCTTTGCGAAGCCTTACCAATTTTTCGTGGTGTTGAAGTTGGAAACGAACTGGTTATAGATGCACTAACCCGACTGATTCAACGATCGCAAAGTCAAAGCAACCGATATGCTGCGGCTGGAGCTTTAGGAACTGTTGATCCAGGTAATTCGTTCGCGATCGCAACATTGATTGAATTGCTGGAATCGGATGATCGGTTTCTTTGGAGCATTGCTCAAGAACTTGGAAACATTGGTATTGATGATGAACAAGCGATCTCAGCTTTGCTCAAATTTGTTCAGACCTTTCAGAGAACAAGCGATCGACGCGATCGCCAAAGACTAACGGATTGCTTTAAGCATCTGAAATCGAAAGAACTTTTATCGTGTGTAGTTCAAGAACTCAAAGACTATCTCGACCCTAAACAGACTGATTTAGATGATGACCAGTTTGAAGGTGGCGCATATTTTGAGTGGGAAGATGTCGAGGGAGTCCGTTCTGAGGTTGCTTATCAAATCATTTGGAATTGTGCCCAGAATATGAGCTATCCCGATTTCTATCAGGCTTGGACAGGTGAGGGGCTTTAG
- a CDS encoding tRNA-specific 2-thiouridylase mnmA (similar to AA sequence:cyanobase_aa:LBDG_51480) gives MNKVVVGLSGGVDSSVAAATLHDQGYEVVGLTLWLMKGKGQCCSEGMVDAAKLCEELGIPHHIVDSRDVFQENIIDYLVTGYGDGITPLPCSQCNKAVKFTPMLKYAQETLGIDKIATGHYARIRFENGRYQLLRAVDRSKDQSYFLYDLDQAVLSQVVFPLGEKHKTETRQIAASFGLHTADKPESQDLCLVEANGSMQAFLDKYIAPHQGEIVDRSGKVLGQHEGVHHYTIGQRKGLGIAHTEPLYVIGLDAARNRVIVGERSEAQNLECTVARINWVSIAPPSAPIKADVQIRYRSTATPATVIPLEDNRVRIVFDEPQFSITPGQAAVWYDGEVLLGGGIIERG, from the coding sequence ATGAACAAAGTTGTGGTCGGACTCTCTGGAGGAGTCGATAGCTCAGTTGCGGCTGCTACGTTGCACGATCAAGGCTATGAAGTGGTTGGCTTGACCCTTTGGTTGATGAAAGGGAAGGGTCAATGCTGCTCTGAAGGCATGGTCGATGCGGCAAAACTTTGTGAGGAGTTAGGCATTCCGCATCACATTGTTGATAGCCGCGATGTGTTTCAGGAAAATATTATCGATTACTTGGTGACTGGGTATGGTGATGGGATTACGCCATTGCCCTGTTCGCAATGTAACAAAGCGGTGAAATTTACACCGATGCTGAAGTATGCACAGGAAACGTTGGGGATCGACAAGATCGCTACGGGTCACTATGCGCGAATTCGGTTTGAGAATGGACGCTACCAATTGTTGAGAGCCGTTGATCGATCAAAAGATCAGTCTTATTTTCTCTACGATCTTGATCAAGCAGTGCTTTCGCAAGTCGTCTTCCCGCTCGGTGAGAAGCACAAAACCGAAACCCGTCAAATTGCAGCATCGTTTGGACTTCACACCGCAGACAAGCCCGAAAGTCAGGATCTCTGCTTAGTAGAAGCGAACGGTTCGATGCAGGCGTTTTTGGATAAGTACATTGCACCGCATCAAGGTGAAATTGTCGATCGCTCTGGGAAAGTGCTCGGTCAGCATGAGGGCGTACATCATTACACGATTGGACAGCGCAAAGGATTGGGAATCGCTCACACTGAGCCGCTTTACGTCATTGGGTTGGATGCCGCTCGAAATCGAGTGATCGTGGGAGAACGATCGGAAGCGCAGAACCTTGAGTGTACGGTAGCGCGGATTAATTGGGTCTCGATCGCGCCTCCGTCTGCCCCGATTAAAGCGGATGTGCAAATTCGTTATCGATCGACTGCTACACCCGCAACGGTGATTCCACTGGAAGACAATCGAGTGCGAATCGTGTTCGATGAACCCCAGTTTAGTATCACACCGGGACAAGCAGCGGTTTGGTATGACGGTGAAGTGCTACTGGGTGGCGGAATTATTGAGCGAGGGTGA
- a CDS encoding UDP-N-acetylmuramoylalanine--D-glutamate ligase (similar to AA sequence:cyanobase_aa:LBDG_33250), producing MPNASVIGLGKSGNAAARLLKRQGWQVTISDRGSSPALETQQQELLSEDINVRLGDQFDSESVQPDLIVVSPGVPWDVPSLVTARSMNIDTIGEMELAWRALSDVPWVAITGTNGKTTTTALTAAIFEKAGFHAPAFGNIGYAACEVALLDQKIDWAIAEISSYQIESSSSIQPEIAIWTTFTPDHLSRHKTLENYFNIKASLLNQSKQQIFNGDDLYLRNIGLQQSYPIQENACWTSVKGKSELIGKPEFGAYIEEGWAIVQGEKIVQADALKMPGAHNLQNLLMSVAAARLAGIEKDAIAQAVSEFPGVPHRLEHICTWQGVDFINDSKATNYDAAEVGLAAVKSPVILIAGGEPKIGEDQAWLNVIQKKAAFVLLIGEAAPTFGKRLEDVGYSNYEDVGTMERAVERSTTLAKQHSAQVVLLSPACASFDQYQNFEQRGDHFRQLCLERLQD from the coding sequence ATGCCGAATGCTTCTGTGATTGGGTTGGGGAAATCTGGCAACGCTGCCGCCCGACTGCTCAAACGCCAAGGATGGCAAGTAACGATTAGCGATCGCGGTTCTTCTCCCGCTCTCGAAACCCAACAGCAAGAGCTTTTATCAGAAGATATCAATGTTCGATTAGGCGATCAATTTGATTCCGAATCAGTGCAGCCAGATTTGATTGTGGTGAGTCCGGGTGTGCCGTGGGATGTTCCAAGCTTGGTCACTGCTCGATCGATGAACATTGATACGATCGGTGAAATGGAACTCGCTTGGAGAGCTTTGAGTGATGTGCCTTGGGTAGCAATCACGGGAACGAATGGTAAAACAACAACGACTGCTTTAACTGCTGCAATCTTTGAGAAAGCAGGATTTCATGCACCTGCATTTGGCAACATTGGATATGCAGCTTGTGAGGTTGCATTGTTAGATCAAAAGATTGATTGGGCGATCGCAGAAATTAGTAGCTATCAGATCGAATCTTCTTCATCAATTCAGCCTGAAATCGCCATCTGGACAACGTTTACCCCGGATCATCTCAGTCGCCACAAAACCTTAGAGAACTATTTCAACATTAAAGCGAGTTTGCTGAATCAATCTAAGCAACAGATTTTTAATGGGGATGATCTGTATCTGCGAAACATTGGATTGCAGCAAAGCTATCCGATTCAAGAGAATGCTTGCTGGACAAGTGTGAAAGGTAAATCTGAGCTAATTGGCAAGCCAGAATTTGGAGCTTATATTGAGGAGGGTTGGGCGATCGTACAAGGTGAAAAGATCGTTCAAGCCGATGCTCTTAAAATGCCTGGGGCACATAATTTGCAGAATCTATTGATGTCGGTTGCTGCGGCGCGGTTAGCCGGAATTGAAAAAGATGCGATCGCACAAGCAGTTTCAGAATTTCCGGGTGTTCCTCATCGGTTAGAACATATCTGCACCTGGCAAGGAGTTGACTTCATCAATGATAGTAAAGCGACGAACTATGATGCAGCAGAGGTTGGATTAGCTGCGGTGAAATCTCCAGTGATTTTGATTGCAGGGGGAGAACCAAAAATTGGGGAAGATCAAGCATGGCTCAATGTGATTCAAAAGAAAGCTGCTTTTGTGTTGCTAATTGGAGAAGCTGCACCAACGTTTGGGAAACGGCTTGAGGATGTGGGTTACTCAAACTATGAGGATGTTGGCACAATGGAACGGGCAGTTGAGCGATCGACCACTCTCGCCAAGCAACATTCTGCTCAAGTCGTGCTTTTATCTCCTGCTTGTGCCAGTTTTGACCAGTATCAGAACTTCGAGCAGCGGGGGGATCATTTCCGGCAACTTTGTCTGGAGAGATTGCAGGATTAA
- a CDS encoding squalene/oxidosqualene cyclase (similar to AA sequence:cyanobase_aa:LBDG_51590) produces the protein MQKQSLENAISASQQYLLSLQKPEGYWWAELESNVTITAETILLHKIWGTDRERPLHKAENYLRAEQRDHGGWELYYNDGGDLSTTVEAYMALRLLGVSSADPALVRAKEFILARGGITKTRIFTKFHLALIGCFDWRGIPSLPPWIMFLPSLKVEIPNPFSSEPLFSGHTFSIYEMSSWARGSTVPLLIAFDRKPVFITDSAITLDELYVEGIHNAVYELPRKSDWTDLFLDLDRAFKFAEDLNLMPFREEGIKAAEKWILERQEATGDWGGIIPAMINSLIALRCLGYDANDPYVARGLRAIDNFAIEEDNSYRIQPCISPVWDTGLVIRSLIESGVSPSDPTLVKAGKWLLEKQILSYGDWAVKNTEGKPGAWAFEFENRFYPDVDDSAVVVMALDLLKMPNEGEKQQAIVRCVNWISTMQCKPGGWAAFDLDNDQDWLNAMPYGDLKAMIDPNTADVTARVLEMLGQLQSGDPKHYAALTPERLDRALSYLVREQESDGSWFGRWGVNYIYGTSGVLAALSKVAPNTHRRSIERGANWLAQVQNPDGGWGETCESYKDPTLKGKGESTASQTAWAIIGLLAAGDGTGSYEWDAIDKAIAYLIQTQKDGAWNEDFFTGTGFPGHFYLKYHLYQQHFSLTALGRYQTSLQQRVALKVPLNLKVKETVDLLKES, from the coding sequence ATGCAGAAACAATCATTAGAAAACGCAATCTCAGCAAGCCAGCAGTATCTATTATCACTACAAAAGCCAGAGGGTTACTGGTGGGCGGAACTCGAATCGAATGTGACGATTACGGCTGAAACGATTTTGCTTCATAAAATTTGGGGAACCGATCGGGAACGCCCCTTGCACAAAGCTGAAAACTATTTACGCGCAGAGCAGCGGGATCACGGCGGTTGGGAATTGTACTACAACGATGGCGGCGATCTGAGTACAACAGTCGAAGCTTACATGGCACTCAGATTGCTCGGTGTTTCGTCGGCTGATCCTGCCCTAGTTCGAGCGAAAGAATTTATCCTGGCACGAGGCGGAATTACTAAAACTCGCATCTTTACTAAGTTCCATCTAGCTCTGATTGGCTGTTTCGATTGGCGTGGCATTCCTTCGCTTCCCCCGTGGATCATGTTTCTGCCCTCGCTCAAAGTTGAGATTCCCAATCCATTTAGCTCGGAGCCATTGTTTTCGGGTCATACCTTCAGCATTTACGAAATGTCGAGTTGGGCGCGAGGGAGTACCGTTCCATTGTTGATTGCATTCGATCGTAAACCCGTTTTCATCACCGATTCTGCTATTACGCTCGATGAACTCTATGTCGAGGGCATTCACAATGCTGTGTACGAACTGCCGCGAAAATCGGATTGGACGGATTTGTTTTTAGACCTCGATCGAGCGTTCAAATTCGCCGAAGATTTGAACCTAATGCCCTTCCGTGAAGAAGGCATCAAAGCCGCTGAGAAATGGATTCTCGAACGCCAGGAAGCAACCGGAGATTGGGGCGGCATTATTCCAGCCATGATCAATTCATTGATTGCATTACGCTGTCTGGGATACGACGCGAATGATCCGTATGTGGCACGGGGACTAAGAGCGATCGACAATTTTGCCATTGAAGAAGACAACAGCTATCGAATCCAGCCTTGTATCTCTCCGGTTTGGGATACGGGACTGGTGATACGATCGCTGATCGAATCCGGTGTATCTCCCTCTGATCCAACATTGGTAAAAGCAGGCAAATGGCTACTCGAAAAACAGATTCTTAGCTACGGAGATTGGGCAGTCAAGAATACTGAAGGAAAACCCGGCGCGTGGGCATTTGAATTCGAGAATCGCTTTTATCCAGATGTCGATGATTCTGCGGTCGTGGTGATGGCGCTTGATTTGTTGAAGATGCCGAATGAAGGCGAGAAACAACAAGCGATCGTTCGTTGTGTGAACTGGATTAGCACGATGCAATGTAAGCCCGGAGGCTGGGCAGCGTTTGATCTTGATAACGATCAAGATTGGCTGAACGCGATGCCTTACGGTGATCTTAAAGCGATGATTGATCCGAATACTGCTGATGTAACGGCGCGAGTTTTGGAAATGTTAGGGCAACTTCAATCGGGAGATCCAAAACACTATGCAGCTTTAACACCGGAAAGACTCGATCGAGCTTTGTCCTACCTTGTTCGTGAACAGGAGTCAGATGGTTCATGGTTCGGGCGTTGGGGCGTAAATTACATCTATGGAACAAGCGGCGTTTTAGCAGCATTATCGAAGGTCGCTCCCAACACACATCGACGCAGCATTGAACGAGGTGCGAACTGGTTAGCTCAAGTGCAAAACCCCGATGGCGGTTGGGGCGAAACCTGCGAAAGCTACAAAGATCCGACGCTCAAAGGTAAAGGTGAAAGTACTGCCTCTCAAACCGCTTGGGCGATCATTGGATTGTTAGCAGCGGGAGATGGAACTGGAAGCTATGAATGGGATGCGATCGACAAAGCGATCGCGTATCTTATTCAAACCCAGAAAGACGGTGCTTGGAACGAAGATTTCTTTACTGGCACAGGATTCCCAGGACATTTCTATCTGAAATACCATCTCTATCAGCAACATTTTTCGCTCACAGCATTGGGGCGCTATCAAACCAGTTTGCAGCAGCGAGTCGCGTTAAAAGTGCCATTGAATCTGAAGGTGAAAGAAACAGTGGATCTATTGAAAGAATCGTAG
- a CDS encoding hypothetical protein (similar to AA sequence:cyanobase_aa:MAE51760): MKPDYLAMTRAELRAYVLSHHEDTEAFHVLADRILADPNLKVYSPEDVDRFPEIYEEHRKRKEAEKNSGESEQN; encoded by the coding sequence ATGAAACCTGATTATTTAGCGATGACTAGGGCGGAGTTGAGAGCTTATGTATTGTCTCACCATGAAGATACAGAAGCTTTCCATGTGCTTGCCGATCGAATTTTGGCAGATCCGAATCTGAAGGTCTATTCCCCTGAAGATGTCGATCGCTTTCCTGAAATTTACGAGGAACATCGCAAGCGTAAAGAAGCCGAAAAGAATTCGGGTGAATCTGAGCAAAATTAA